One genomic region from Cellulomonas fengjieae encodes:
- a CDS encoding Bax inhibitor-1/YccA family protein: MANPVFNNSPVFQDPVQRRGQKSPASTVSYGTAGAQVADAATLDQMYAAPAATTRETGRLTYDDVIMKTAGLLAILVVTGAATWVLAPGLWIVGAIVGLVLGLVNAFKKNPSPPLIMLYAAAQGVFLGGISAMYESWYDGVVVQAVLATISVFAVSLVLFRSGKVRVTPKFTRGLLLAMGGYLVFSLVNVVLMLFGVGGGEYGPLRSGFLGVVVGLIAVGLAAASLIVDFDSIKRGVEAGVPAKLAWTAAFGLVVTLVWLYLELLRIFAILRGD; encoded by the coding sequence ATGGCCAATCCCGTGTTCAACAACAGTCCGGTCTTCCAGGACCCCGTCCAGCGTCGTGGCCAGAAGTCGCCCGCCTCGACGGTGTCCTACGGCACGGCCGGTGCCCAGGTGGCGGATGCCGCCACCCTCGACCAGATGTACGCCGCCCCCGCCGCGACCACGCGCGAGACCGGCCGGCTGACGTACGACGACGTCATCATGAAGACCGCGGGGCTGCTGGCCATCCTCGTCGTGACCGGCGCGGCCACCTGGGTGCTCGCTCCGGGCCTGTGGATCGTGGGCGCGATCGTCGGGCTCGTGCTCGGCCTGGTCAACGCGTTCAAGAAGAACCCCAGCCCGCCGCTGATCATGCTGTACGCCGCCGCCCAGGGTGTGTTCCTCGGCGGGATCAGCGCGATGTACGAGTCCTGGTACGACGGAGTCGTCGTCCAGGCCGTGCTCGCGACGATCTCGGTGTTCGCGGTGTCGCTCGTCCTGTTCCGGTCGGGCAAGGTCCGCGTCACGCCGAAGTTCACGCGTGGGCTGCTCCTGGCCATGGGCGGGTACCTCGTGTTCTCGCTGGTCAACGTCGTGCTGATGCTCTTCGGGGTCGGCGGCGGCGAGTACGGCCCGCTGCGGTCCGGCTTCCTCGGCGTCGTCGTCGGCCTGATCGCGGTCGGCCTGGCCGCCGCGAGCCTGATCGTCGACTTCGACTCCATCAAGCGCGGCGTCGAGGCCGGGGTCCCGGCCAAGCTCGCGTGGACGGCGGCCTTCGGGCTCGTCGTGACGCTGGTCTGGCTGTACCTGGAGCTGCTGCGGATCTTCGCGATCCTGCGTGGTGACTGA
- a CDS encoding ABC transporter ATP-binding protein, producing the protein MIEAHDLTKRYGSTTAVDDISFTVQPGRVTGFLGPNGAGKSTTMRMIVALDRPTRGSVTVNGRPYAEHRSPLTEVGALLEAKAVHTGRTARNHLRAIAATHGIGTKRVDEVISMTGLDSVAKRRVGGFSLGMGQRLGIAVALVGDPQTLILDEPVNGLDPEGVLWVRNLVKYLAATEGRTVFLSSHLMSEMAVTADHLIVIGRGRIIADGPTDTVIAAATRSTVRVRSPQATDLAARLASRAVTVTPAEDGLLEVHGATSVEVGEIAAASGIVLHELTPMTGSLEDAYMSLTSDSVEYHSAAIPGETRSAGSQATAATPAATTPGEDAR; encoded by the coding sequence ATGATCGAGGCCCACGACCTCACCAAGAGATACGGCAGCACGACGGCGGTGGACGACATCTCGTTCACGGTCCAGCCCGGCCGGGTGACCGGCTTCCTCGGCCCCAACGGCGCCGGCAAGTCCACCACCATGCGGATGATCGTCGCCCTCGACCGGCCGACGCGCGGCTCGGTCACCGTGAACGGGCGTCCGTACGCCGAGCACCGCTCGCCGCTCACGGAGGTCGGTGCGCTGCTCGAGGCCAAGGCGGTCCACACCGGCCGCACCGCCCGCAACCACCTGCGCGCCATCGCGGCGACCCACGGCATCGGCACCAAGCGCGTCGACGAGGTCATCTCGATGACCGGGCTCGACTCCGTCGCGAAGCGGCGGGTCGGCGGCTTCTCGCTCGGCATGGGCCAGCGCCTCGGCATCGCGGTCGCCCTCGTGGGCGACCCGCAGACGCTGATCCTCGACGAGCCGGTCAACGGGCTCGACCCCGAGGGCGTGCTCTGGGTGCGCAACCTGGTCAAGTACCTGGCCGCCACGGAGGGCCGCACGGTGTTCCTGTCCTCGCACCTGATGAGCGAGATGGCCGTGACCGCGGACCACCTGATCGTCATCGGCCGCGGCCGGATCATCGCCGACGGCCCCACGGACACGGTGATCGCCGCAGCCACACGTTCGACCGTGCGCGTGCGGTCCCCGCAGGCCACGGACCTGGCGGCACGCCTGGCCAGCCGCGCGGTCACGGTGACCCCCGCCGAGGACGGTCTGCTCGAGGTCCACGGCGCGACGTCCGTGGAGGTCGGCGAGATCGCCGCGGCGTCCGGCATCGTCCTGCACGAGCTCACGCCGATGACCGGCTCCCTCGAGGACGCGTACATGTCCCTGACGTCCGACTCCGTCGAGTACCACTCGGCCGCGATCCCCGGCGAGACCCGCTCGGCGGGCAGCCAGGCCACCGCCGCCACCCCCGCAGCCACCACCCCCGGAGAGGACGCCCGATGA